The following proteins come from a genomic window of Mycobacterium sp. DL:
- a CDS encoding DUF3093 domain-containing protein, which translates to MTEPVQRPVATPEVIFSEPGASWLWLLAGPAAGVAMAMIQLSAGYGIQLVVPGIFFVLVSGFLAIQVKAARIHTSVELTVDTLRQGAETIRTDDIIRIYPEAAGRETPKWQYARALGELTGVPRGRTGIGVRLTNDRTAQAWARKHERLRAALTNLVEERIPPEPTP; encoded by the coding sequence GTGACCGAGCCTGTCCAGCGCCCGGTGGCGACGCCCGAGGTGATCTTCTCCGAACCGGGCGCCAGCTGGCTGTGGCTGCTGGCCGGCCCCGCAGCGGGGGTGGCGATGGCGATGATCCAGCTCTCGGCCGGGTACGGGATTCAGCTGGTGGTGCCGGGCATCTTCTTCGTGCTCGTCTCCGGTTTCCTGGCGATCCAGGTCAAGGCCGCGAGGATCCACACCTCGGTCGAGTTGACCGTCGACACGTTGCGGCAGGGCGCCGAGACGATCCGGACGGACGACATCATCCGGATCTATCCGGAGGCCGCCGGTAGGGAGACGCCGAAGTGGCAGTACGCGCGGGCGCTCGGCGAGCTCACCGGGGTCCCGCGGGGCCGCACCGGGATCGGCGTGCGGTTGACCAACGACCGCACGGCGCAGGCCTGGGCGCGCAAGCATGAGCGGTTGCGGGCCGCGCTGACGAACCTGGTGGAGGAGCGCATTCCGCCGGAGCCGACGCCGTGA